TCTGTTGAAATGCTCAACGACGACATCACTAGAAATACCATTGTAAACGATCTGATTGGTAATGTAGAAAATgaaatcaacattttaaaatttcttcagCAAATGTAAGGAATGTATTAATTCCTTTATAAAATTTCTTATCGATTTGACGGGGGCATTATATTTTTTAAGCAAGACAtctaaaaataatattcaaaacacGAAAAGAAATTCTTTTACAATCAGTTTGGTGTTAACCCTAATTTTACCATAAAATGACTGCACTATTATCTATCTTACTATAGAGGTATCTCAGTGTGACTTTGCACTATTATCTATCTTACTATAGAAGTATCTCAGTGTAACTTTGCACTATTATCTATCTTACTATAGAAGTATCTCAGTGTGACTTTGCACTATTATCTATCTTACTATAGAAGTATCTCAGTGTGACTTTGCACTATTATCTATCTTACTATAGAAGTATCTCAGTGTGACTTTGCACTATTATCTATCTTACTATAGAAGTATCTCAGTGTGACTTTGCACTATTATCTATCTTACTATAGAGGTATCTCAGTGTGACTTTGCACTATTATCTATCTTACTATAGAAGTATCTCAGTGTGACTTTGCACTATTATCTATCTTACTATAGAGGTATCTCAGTGTGACTTTGCACTATTATCTATCTTACTATAGAGTATCTCAGTGTGACTTTGCACTATTATCTATCTTACTATAGAAGTATCTCAGTGTGACTTTGCCTAATCATCTACACTCATTACTATTATCTATCTTACTATAGAGTATCTCAGTGTGACTTTGCACTATTATCTATCTTACTATAGAAGTATCTCAGTGTGACTTTGCACTATTATCTATCTTACTATAGAGGTATCTCAGTGTGACTTTGCACTATTATCTATCTTACTATAGAGGTATCTCAGTGTGACTTTGCACTATTATCTATCTTACTATAGAGGTATCTCAGTGTGACTTTGCACTATTATCTATCTTACTATAGAAGTATCTCAGTGTGACTTTGCACTATTATCTATCTTACTATAGAGGTATCTCAGTGTGACTTTGCACTATTATCTATCTTACTATAGAAGTATCTCAGTGTGACTTTGCACTATTATCTATCTTACTATAGAAGTATCTCAGTGTGACTTTGCACTATTATCTATCTTACTATAGAAGTATCTCAGTGTGACTTTGCACTATTATCTATCTTACTATAGAAGTATCTCAGTGTGACTTTGCACTATTATCTATCTTACTATAGAAGTATCTCAGTGTGACTTTGCACTATTATCTATCTTACTATAGAAGTATCTCAGTGTGACTTTGCACTATTATCTATCTTACTATAGAAGTATCTCAGTGTGACTTTGCACTATTATCTATCTTACTATAGAAGTATCTCAGTGTGACTTTGCACTATTATCTATCTTACTATAGAAGTATCTCAGTGTGACTTTGCACTATTATCTATCTTACTATAGAAGTATCTCAGTGTGACTTTGCACTATTATCTATCTTACTATAGAAGTATCTCAGTGTGACTTTGCACTATTATCTATCTTACTATAGAAGTATCTCAGTGTGACTTTGCACTATTATCTATCTTACTATAGAAGTATCTCAGTGTGACTTTGCACTATTATCTATCTTACTATAGAAGTATCTCAGTGTGACTTTGCACTATTATCTATCTTACTATAGAGGTATCTCAGTGTGACTTTGCACTATTATCTATCTTACTATAGAAGTATCTCAGTGTGACTTTGCACTATTATCTATCTTACTATAGAAGTATCTCAGTGTGACTTTGCACTATTATCTATCTTACTATAGAAGTATCTCAGTGTGACTTTGCACTATTATCTATCTTACTATAGAAGTATCTCAGTGTGACTTTGCACTATTATCTATCTTACTATAGAGGTATCTCAGTGTGACTTTGCACTATTATCTATCTTACTATAGAAGTATCTCAGTGTGACTTTGCACTATTATCTATCTTACTATAGAAGTATCTCAGTGTGACTTTGCACTATTATCTATCTTACTATAGAAGTATCTCAGTGTGACTTTGCACTATTATCTATCTTACTATAGAGGTATCTCAGTGTGACTTTGCACTATTATCTATCTTACTATAGAGGTATCTCAGTGTGACTTTGCACTATTATCTATCTTACTATAGAAGTATCTCAGTGTGACTTTGCACTATTATCTATCTTACTATAGAAGTATCTCAGTGTGACTTTGCACTATTATCTATCTTACTATAGAAGTATCTCAGTGTGACTTTGCACTATTATCTATCTTACTATAGAAGTATCTCAGTGTGACTTTGCACTATTATCTATCTTACTATAGAGGTATCTCAGTGTGACTTTGCACTATTATCTATCTTACTATAGAGGTATCTCAGTGTGACTTTGCACTATTATCTATCTTACTATAGAGGTATCTCAGTGTGACTTTGCACTATTATCTATCTTACTATAGAAGTATCTCAGTGTGACTTTGCACTATTATCTATCTTACTATAGAAGTATCTCAGTGTGACTTTGCACTATTATCTATCTTACTATAGAAGTATCTCAGTGTGTGACTTTGCACTATTATCTATCTTACTATAGAGGTATCTCAGTGTGACTTTGCACTATTATCTATCTTACTATAGAAGGTATCTCAGTGTGACTTTGCACTATTATCTATCTTACTATAGAAGTATCTCAGTGTGACTTTGCACTATTATCTATCTTACTATAGAAGTATCTCAGTGTGACTTTGCACTATTATCTATCTTACTATAGAGGTATCTCAGTGTGACTTTGCACTATTATCTATCTTACTATAGAAGTATCTCAGTGTGACTTTGCACTATTATCTATCTTACTATAGAAGTATCTCAGTGTGACTTTGCACTATTATCTATCTTACTATAGAGGTATCTCAGTGTGACTTTGCACTATTATCTATCTTACTATAGAGGTATCTCAGTGTGACTTTGCACTATTATCTATCTTACTATAGAAGTATCTCAGTGTGACTTTGCACTATTATCTATCTTACTATAGAGGTATCTCAGTGTGACTTTGCACTATTATCTATCTTACTATAGAGGTATCTCAGTGTGACTTTGCACTATTATCTATCTTACTATAGAAGTATCTCAGTGTGACTTTGCACTATTATCTATCTTACTATAGAAGTATCTCAGTGTGACTTTGCACTATTATCTATCTTACTATAGAGGTATCTCAGTGTAACTTGACTGTTTCAGACACTGTTAGGGATGCTGAAGGATCTGAACGTGTTTGAGAAAGACAGAGCTCGCCTGATCGTCAGTCAGTTGATTGAGTTTATGTCCAGACTACGTCATACCGAAATGCCGGACGAGAGGTACACTGTCGATactatagacatatatacataaaactgTAGTTTGGTTGTGGGACTTAAGTAAGCGAtattaacataaataatttatatctaaataatatacaatatgataAGGTTACAATTCTTTAACTGTTACAAGAAAGACGAGCGTAACTGGGCTATTTTTGATAGGATACACTTCAGTTAACTAAGAGACAAAAATGAGCTCCAAACTACTTTTTGCACATACATTGTGTTGGTGGTACTGCTGTCGTTTTAAACCGAACGCTATGTACATGCTTTCGTTTTTTCGTATcaaattctataaataaaagatttgaaAATGTGTACTCTTTCATTCATAGATCTTACTATATAGCTATTCATAAAGTTAAAGTAAATATACTTGACATGTCACTTCTGCatgaaaaagaaacaaagagTAAGTACATCATCTTCCATTTACTTTATTTACCCGCAGCGCCACCAGGCGGCGAGCGATGGATGGGATGTTGAGGGCGCTTTCCAATGTGGATGTAATCAGTATTGCCGAGGCTTCATGGCATAAGATGGAGAGAGTTGCCAAGGCTCGGAAGGTCGGAGCGGTTTTCTCTCTTCGGGTTAGTTCTACGTTTTTATGTAGAGAAGATGACATCGATGATGGATGCCCCTTCAAACACCATTATCTGAATGCCCTCATAATTGATGTGCCCTTTATATCTCATAATGCCACCCTGTCGTCCGTCGGCATTagaaatatagtttataatttgaaaaaaaaccaacccaAACAGTTTTATTGCACTATTCCAAAAGTCAATATTGCTGCCGAAGTGTCATCTCTCAATTTCTATTTACTTGAAACTTTTATCAAAATCCCTCCATTTTATACAGGAAATGGTATCACCGAATGACGCTCCAGGCCCTTTCAGACCTGTAGACGCAGTATCTGTTGCCGTCCGATCACCCGTCGGACCTCCTGGGGCTAAAGCACCGGCAGCATATGGAAACCCAATGCCTTTTATAGACACAAGACACAGGTACCTGTACCTACATGTACCATTCTGGATTACAAACGTTCGAATTTCACTTTTGTGGAAACGCATAGCTTTATAAATGGATGATTTGACAATTTGGAGATGGACCCAACATTGCAATGATGTTAGATATAAAGAATAACTCAATAACTCAAAAGAAGTTACAAAGGAGACGTACATACATTTCAAAAATAGTGGTCGTTGCTCGCATCAGCACGAAACCATATATTTGTATCATTCATTGATCGCTTTCgtattttcagttaaaaatacAGTTTTCtaagaaatatagaaaataagaAGCATAGAAAATGTTGAGTAATATAAGCAGTAACGTAACCCTGTATACAATGGTGCGGTTTAAACAAAATACAGAAGAACCTTTTATCCACTTCCGAATAATTTCCACTGAAAATAGATATGTCGATGCTTACGACCAACGCTGTCAAAAGGAAAAATACTTTCATGttaacaaaaatattccattttatacATCAACAGCCGACCATTTGAAGGAAGATTCCGTCCTCGAGATCGAGAGAAACGTAAAAAGCCCAAGAAAAACAAGAGCCCGGTCATTACCACGAGTGTGCACGTGTTCGAACCGCCTCCCCCTTCGTCCTCAGACGAGGCTGTTTCAGAGGATATCCTGAGGAGACGAGAAGCGATCCGGAACCCACCGGAGCCTGAACGTGTCCTGCTGTTTACCAGGCCAGCCATCTCGGATACATCGGGTACGTACTGTAGGCTGCTGGAATGTGCCTGCTGCACCATTGCAcaatcataaaaggcgactttGTTTAGTATTCAATCTTTTCTCCTCTACCAAAATGAGGTTTTTCTTTCTAACGCCTGTCTTGACACCGCTGAATATTTAACCTATGAATGGACTTCGATCTTGTGATGAAACCTCTGCGTTaagtcccctggtcgagacataCCATAGTCtgttaaagtggtagtttctactgtATAATAATGCTTAGCTTATTGGGGCTTTTATTtgcattatcaactcattttggggtctttgcattaaaattgtttaagctagaccaagAAAACCGATTATCAaccgacgatttaatccacaagacggaacagccattttgacggtgatcagttggtCATCACGTTAACATTAGTGACATTTTAGTAGTCActttttgggtgtcagttataccgtcatatacttcactttgcctcaGTTATGCAGTAGAATGacaggtaaatgtaaatatatataaatatttacagtttgcactgacatggactaaATAACCacgctttctagtattatcattatcagtgtataatgatagtacaacacgtgcggcgattctattgttacgggaaaagtcgctggcgtagcaacgtggggtcatgaccccatttttggtgggaacatatgaatgactctaTTCCGATCatctgttcaatcgaattcgttgacgatgacgggagagaaaaaaatatgggtattttgataaaaagaacgcgagaataaataatatcaatttgcgtgaaaaactgtaaatataaggaatatattttgactttgttgaagttatgagggtataattaatttttatttgttttcatactatatccgactttctgattggcagatcctttttttggccctgcaggtagggcgttagaattgtacctgctgcccctattgcatgatcgtaaaaggcgactaaatttaggatcttatcttttctcttcttcctaactgactttatctttcctaatgcctcccttggtaccgcctcacttttggccttgagttgagcgttcgcccctgtgaggaaggctctgggttctatcccctggtcgagacacaccaaagtctataaaagtggtagtttctgctcctgcttagcgctcaacatacagggagtgggacgactggttcgcccgttatcagtataatgtgaccggatggggtgtgttgcttggtgtcttcggcggcatgcttcagtgatataacactataaaaagggcaacagttccactatacaagaagacacaacatgaatataccgcagtctccgaaacacgcaccttgcacaacatacacgaaacacaccgcatacatgggaggccgtccttacatggccatagctgttaataggacgttaattaatcaaacaaacaaacaaacaaacaaacagatcCTTTTTCTTCGTAGACTATGAAGAAAAACTCAGAGAATGGAgagaaaacccgacgttatcatgacgtcacaatagagaaattttgtttgcaaactgtgtgaatccgtaGCGGATTTTGCAAAcacaatttctttcataacccgatgaagttaaaaatagtaacatcaatgcttaaataatgataatggatcccgtgtaaattttatgtaacccgatTTCGCCGGGGTAACATAATTTAcgcgtgctccattatcatgaTACCCTCAACAAAAgctcaacaaaatcaaaatatagtCCTTAAATAAACATGCTTGTAACACGTTATGCGAGAGAAACTCTCCTGAGATAATATGATCATGGTTGTTTTTCCTTGTTCGGACGTGTAAAGTTGTCGGATCACCTGTTTTCTCCCGATAGTTATTTCTGTACTAGAATCTTTGCACACCACCGTTCTGACAAAAAAGCTACTGCAATAGATAAGAATACACTTTTTATTCGATATCTTACTACATCGATGTTTCCGTTACGCGCCAATGAAtcaattgtatttttatttgggATTCAACGATACAATAGCATACCTCGGTAACTTCTTATCAACCCACGAAGCATTGACATAACAACTTTCAAAAACATGAGGCATAAGCATTGTTTGATTTTATGGTTTCTATCGTTATATATTGTGTGCAAAGAGAGTTCAAGGCCAACTTCCTATGTAATGTCGAGACAGGAAGGAAGATTGCGCCGGAATTCacacaatgaaaacaaaaatcgaATAAAAGAAGTGGGAAACTAAACTTCAGTGTTGTTTTATCAGCAAACATTTCCTTAGCTACTTGCCTTTAACACATTGGGACAACTATAACGGGCACTTTTATGCAGTATATCTTTCTACCTGAGATTTGTAACTTTGTGTGAAAACAGCTAAATTCCTTAACTTGTTCGTTgtatacacaaatataaaataccTACGATGTACCCACCTTTTTGACTGCAttaatatatatagtctacataaTGCTTATGGGCCATTTTGGACTGGTGTTTTATTATAGAtagtttgtatatattgtaaactgGTGCATCAAACCAAAATGAGTTAAGCGTTacttttatattgttttaatttagaCATGATGTACACACATCGTTTAATAAAACCTTGCTGAGAAGCGATTTGTGCAAAtcgatatattaaaaaaaatcgtctCGTTGAAATTGATTGTACAGACTGAATATGTTGGTACAAAtccatatgtatttataaaagtAGTCTTAAGAGTCCCACATGGTACCAAGTACAAACCTGCACTGGTTTCCATCGGACTCAAGGGTAGCGTAGTGCAGTGAATACACCACATTAATTACCCTTGTTCACATAACGTGCACCTTGTAATTATCTGGTCGTTAAGTAGGCTTCTATACTATACGTCTGGGTACAGTCGGGTTTATACTGGGATAACAAGGCATGGGGTTATTACATAACCCCAACTTAACTCCAACAATGATGTCCTGTCTGAATTATATTTACCGATAGCCTTCACAGGCCAAATATACAAGGACACCTAACAAAGCGCTTCACTAGCTACCGGCATGTGGTACGTAAATAGTTTTGTCCGTCCTCCACCTTGTcattataaacaacaaaaaactgaCTTGTGTGAAGTGGCTACCGTATGggggatattttatttatacataaaacatgttATTGAAAACCCCCCCAAATAAAACACCATACAGATAATGGCAtagcattatacattttttgtacttcaAACAAAGAGACGTTTTGTAAGATAAAAGAAAAGCATGAGTGGGGGTTACCAAAACTCTGCCACTCTGACACGTCAGAATAAGTTAAACGATTTAAAAAGTATATATGCAAAACGAGACAATGGCTATCGATGGAagacagaaaataaaacaaaattttctatgacaaatatttcaaagtcTATCTCAGATTTTTATGAATCAGTTCCACAAAACGGAGCCCTGTTGACTGTGTCTAAATCAGATCAGCATGTTGGTAATGAAACTGTAACAATATAGTCAAATGTTCTGTGAAAGTAGCAACTGTGTAATTTTACAGTTAGAATACGAATGTACATGTTATATTATTATAGAATAATAGTAGGAGTTACGTCCCTTCATCCGAGACACCGCCATCGTAACGTACTTTGACCGCGATTCTGATACAAGAAGAGGATGCGTATTGAAATATCTTATACTAAGGTTAAGTTAGGTACCCATGAGTATGATGGGTTTTGGGAGAAATTAACACAAACTGATAATTATATGCTTTAGACGTGTTTTGATCCaatataattatgaataaataatgCATGATTATTGATTAGAATTAAAAGGCAGCTGTTCATACATTATATTACCGTGTATTGTTTGCATCTAGACGATGGAACGAATCGAATACGATGTAAACATTACTAGTGTTACAAAAGAGTTTAAGACTTTAACATATACCATTTACTGATGACttcaatttgttttcattcaGTCCTGTCGATCTACCTTCAAGACGAAATACGTCTGGTATTTATTGTTGCACTGCAACGTATGGTACTTTAGTAAATGTACTAATAACAATCAGTTATGGGAGGAGTATTCTCGTGGTTTGGCCATCATTTATAACACtaattaacttaaatattttcatgaatCAGAAATAATTCCCCAAATATATAAAGGTGATGTACCTATTTCATTATTTGCATATAATTAAATAACAATTACATTAAGTAGCTTTATAATTTTACGAGGAAGTGGACACCGTCAAATCAATATGATCTACCTCCTAGATAATATATCTATGTTATCTGTAAAATCGTAGTAATAGTTTTACTTAGATTTTGCAATTTGGTCATCTAATAATTGATGttacaatttttcaaaaaatcataGGGGTATGATGCTTTTGTTTCTTAAAGCGGTGAAATCATATcaaagtgacatcaatgcttactaagtacaaatgtatattgttttccAGACTACGCTGACGTTTTGGTGTACAATTATGTTGATTTATCATAGCAATGTTTCTGGTATTATTTTCCTCTACTTTGTAGATATCCTCATATTTATATGAACTAATTTTCATGCTGATGTACCTAACGTTTTGTTGTTGTGTAGTAAACGAAGATGATATTGAGACCATCTACCTGACAGAAGAAATCCCTGCCTTCCGACCACCCGCCCCCTTCCCGCCTCGAATTTTCTGTCCTAGTCCTAGTATATCAGATGAGGACGAAGAAAGGGATGATGAATATGCTGATGAACCCATCCTCGAAAACGCCAGTCCTATCCTGAAGTATGCATTTGGTAGGTTACAAACAAaactcatatacatgtatatgtacagatAATAGGTAAGAAGCAAGCTTTTGGTAAGTTACATACAAAACtgttacaaacaaaatcacatatacatatatatgcaaaGAATAGGTAAGATGTATGCTTTTGGAAAGTTACAAACAAAATCCcatacatatacctgtacatagaATAGGTAAGATGTATGCTTTTGGTAGGTTACAAATAAAACTTATATGCATACCTATTCAAGGAATAATGAAGAAGTGTGTTTTTGGTAAGTTactaacaaaaattaaatacatatctATACAAAGAATAGGTAAGAAGTGTTTTTTTTGTAAGTTactaacaaaaattaaatacatatctATACAAAGAATAGGTAAGAAGTGTGTTTTTTGTAAgttacaaacaaaaattaaatacatatctATACAAAGAATAGGTAAGAAGTGTTTTTTTTGTAAGTTACAAACAAAACTTAAATACATATCTATACAAAGAATAGGTACGATGCCGAGATGCctttacagtttatatatagtgtatgtTGCATTGATATCGTTTAGATTAATGTTGCAATGCAAATATGGTTATTAATCCTCTTGCCGAAGATGCGTCAAAAATAAGACCCAATAATTATGTGATAAAGACGTATATCGAACATTTATGTTGATATCTATCACAAATCTTCATTATGTGTACTGAAACAGGACACTTAATAACCTCctgttattttatatcatttaaatgtatgTCTTTTTTGTTGACATTAACTAATTAATCCCAGCTTCattttttgaatattggggttgATTTATTCCTTATCTTTTGCTCTGTTCGTTTATTCTCTCtctgaaatatttgtaataatgAAGCTATAGTTATCGATCTCCAACCGTCACTTTTGACTCAATAAAGCATGATAGTGTGGTATTGATGATGCATTTATTGTGTTTACCGAGAGACCATGttgtttttcaatgttttgcGCATTTAGTGTATATATTCCCTTAAATGTTTCGGGTTTTGTTTGCTCTAGATGCCAGCAATGTTCGTCTGTATGCTAAACCTATAGACAGCGAGTCAGAGGAGGAAGGGACAAAGGAAGATGTGTCAGAAGAGGGTAACATCGCCCTGCTGCGTGGTGTGAGAGTCATTGCGCTCCATCCATATACTGCTAGGACGACTGATCAACTCTCCTTCAAACAAAGTGAGTCCGACCTAGTCATACTTTCTATCGTGAAGACattatcatagttaaatactcGCGTGGTGTGAGAGTTATTGCGCTCCATCCATATACTGCTAGGACGACTGATCAACTCTCCTTCAAACAAAGTGAGTCCGACAGAGTCGTACTTTCTATCGTGAAGACattatcatagttaaatactcGCGTGGTGTGAGAGTCATTGCGCTCCATCCATATACTGCTAGGACGACTGATCAACTCTCCTTCAAACAAAGTGAGTCCGACCTAGTCATACTTTCTATCGTGAAGACattatcatagttaaatactcGCGTGGTGTGAGAGTTATTGCGCTCCATCCATATACTGCTAGGACGACTGATCAACTCTCCTTCAAACAAAGTGAGTCCGACACAGTCGTACTTTCTATCGTGAAGACattatcatagttaaatactcGCGTGGTGTGAGAGTTATTGCGCTCCATCCATATACTGCTAGGACGACTGATCAACTCTCCTTCAAACAAAGTGAGCCGACAGAGTCATACTTT
The DNA window shown above is from Argopecten irradians isolate NY chromosome 8, Ai_NY, whole genome shotgun sequence and carries:
- the LOC138329050 gene encoding uncharacterized protein yields the protein MDALPFLLVEEAVKKNKASIKLQEYVAQMVWERARVEQTYIKNLTGWTEKIIKEGKEFQDNEVFQVIADMLPREAELTATAHQRIYNQLLEDSGPYNVLYRDMGLREGIYHRNSRGVVDIEEEFVKDNRKRVNLEAVHAQRKKAMQDCKSKLDTLESQMTCRSRLATRRSAKGRRVDNLMNKMIEQKRRYDMEVEGSEVAERELETLCQGNKMTLLGMLKDLNVFEKDRARLIVSQLIEFMSRLRHTEMPDESATRRRAMDGMLRALSNVDVISIAEASWHKMERVAKARKVGAVFSLREMVSPNDAPGPFRPVDAVSVAVRSPVGPPGAKAPAAYGNPMPFIDTRHSRPFEGRFRPRDREKRKKPKKNKSPVITTSVHVFEPPPPSSSDEAVSEDILRRREAIRNPPEPERVLLFTRPAISDTSVNEDDIETIYLTEEIPAFRPPAPFPPRIFCPSPSISDEDEERDDEYADEPILENASPILKYAFDASNVRLYAKPIDSESEEEGTKEDVSEEGNIALLRGVRVIALHPYTARTTDQLSFKQNQVIKQKLGANDEGFAYGWTRETKLSQKQHGWYPQALVKLMVPQPKRSNKRSE